The following coding sequences are from one Terriglobales bacterium window:
- a CDS encoding ferritin-like domain-containing protein, whose amino-acid sequence MKEFKATPTLQSNRRSFLKNGVLAAGVAAAGAGLLTNASARDRDERERSLSKGDAAILQLLLAAEIIETDLWQQYNELGGVAASNSYVAALQNLDGDMPQYISDNTDDEMSHVAFLHAYLKSKGHQPVDLSHFFNLQPSSVPGVPQTGRLTNLKQLSVDTSWWTRYRSKENPDLGATFPQAVPSLNQGQHPAIPVSAADLNDSNHIQAIANTAGFHFGFIEQAGTSLYATLSQRVSSPEVLRITISIGGSEIMHFQVWHDKAGNAVALTDNQPGGTLTFVNLADNQPESLQANLIMPEPCDFIKGLPECAIIRPTGAGQIDAAGAINGFIADGLFIGQPKQFLELLLDLANEADQAQREF is encoded by the coding sequence ATGAAGGAATTCAAAGCGACACCCACACTGCAATCGAATCGCCGTTCATTTCTTAAGAATGGAGTGCTGGCCGCCGGCGTAGCCGCAGCCGGCGCCGGACTATTAACAAACGCGTCTGCCCGCGATCGCGATGAAAGGGAGCGCAGTCTCTCGAAGGGAGATGCTGCGATATTGCAGCTTCTTCTTGCCGCGGAAATTATTGAGACAGACTTGTGGCAGCAATACAACGAACTTGGAGGAGTTGCCGCCAGCAACAGCTACGTGGCTGCTCTCCAGAACCTCGATGGCGACATGCCTCAATACATCTCCGACAACACAGACGACGAGATGAGCCATGTGGCCTTCCTGCACGCCTATTTGAAATCCAAGGGCCATCAGCCGGTCGACCTCAGTCATTTTTTTAACTTGCAACCATCTTCGGTGCCTGGGGTTCCGCAAACGGGACGACTTACAAATCTAAAGCAGCTCAGTGTAGATACCAGTTGGTGGACTCGCTATCGCAGCAAGGAGAATCCCGATCTGGGTGCAACATTTCCTCAAGCAGTACCGAGCTTGAACCAGGGACAGCATCCAGCAATTCCTGTCTCGGCTGCGGACCTCAACGACAGTAACCACATTCAGGCAATCGCTAACACGGCCGGGTTTCATTTTGGATTTATCGAACAAGCCGGCACCAGCCTCTATGCGACTCTTAGCCAGCGAGTGTCCAGTCCGGAGGTCTTGAGAATCACGATCAGCATTGGCGGATCGGAAATCATGCATTTTCAGGTCTGGCACGACAAGGCAGGGAATGCGGTTGCGCTAACGGATAACCAGCCGGGTGGAACGTTGACGTTCGTGAATCTCGCTGACAATCAACCGGAATCGCTGCAAGCCAACTTGATCATGCCTGAGCCTTGTGACTTCATTAAAGGGCTGCCAGAATGCGCGATCATTCGTCCAACGGGTGCAGGACAAATCGACGCGGCCGGTGCCATCAACGGTTTCATTGCTGACGGCCTTTTCATCGGACAGCCAAAACAGTTTCTTGAGTTGCTGCTTGACCTGGCGAACGAAGCGGATCAGGCGCAACGAGAATTCTAA